One Peterkaempfera bronchialis DNA window includes the following coding sequences:
- a CDS encoding transglycosylase SLT domain-containing protein, translating to MSKFGHLVKAKRISVGVGAAGVAVLAGVVGASPASAATASSASAASARSGSVDGWIKQSLSVMHKHGIPGSYNGIYRNLMRESSGNPMAINNWDSNARAGIPSKGLLQVIEPTFKAYHVKGTSWDIYNPVANITAACNYAAHVYGSIDNVNSAY from the coding sequence ATGTCCAAGTTCGGTCACCTGGTCAAGGCCAAGAGGATTTCCGTGGGCGTCGGCGCAGCCGGCGTCGCCGTTCTGGCCGGTGTTGTCGGCGCTTCGCCGGCCTCCGCTGCCACCGCCTCCAGCGCCTCCGCCGCCTCCGCCCGCAGCGGCAGTGTCGACGGCTGGATCAAGCAGTCGCTGTCCGTCATGCACAAGCACGGCATACCCGGCAGCTACAACGGCATCTACCGCAACCTGATGCGCGAATCCAGCGGAAACCCGATGGCCATCAACAACTGGGACTCGAACGCGAGGGCCGGCATCCCGTCGAAGGGGCTGCTCCAGGTCATCGAGCCGACCTTCAAGGCGTACCACGTCAAGGGCACGTCCTGGGACATCTACAACCCGGTCGCGAACATCACCGCCGCCTGCAACTACGCGGCCCATGTCTACGGCTCGATCGACAATGTGAACTCGGCTTACTGA
- a CDS encoding type III polyketide synthase, whose amino-acid sequence MPTLCRPAVAVPEHTISMAETLALARRLHAAHPQLGLVLRLIENTGVRERHLVRPIAETLIHPGFEARNAVYEEEAKARVPEVVRTALGSADIGSRDIDAIFFVSCTGFLMPSLTAWMINNLGFRNDTRQIPIAQLGCAAGGAAINRACDFCLAYPEANALIVACEFCSLCYQPTDTGVGSLLSNGLFGDAVAAAVVRGDGGVGVRLERNSSYLVPDTEEWICYAVKATGFHFQLDKRVPTTMAMLAPALHTLAASHGWDASALDFYIIHAGGPRILEDLRQILGVEASAFRHSRGTLTDYGNIASAVVLDSLRRMFDEDSLPDRAQGVIAGFGPGITAETCVGTWSA is encoded by the coding sequence ATGCCGACCCTTTGCCGTCCTGCCGTAGCGGTTCCCGAACACACCATCTCCATGGCGGAGACGCTTGCCCTGGCCCGCCGGCTGCACGCCGCGCACCCGCAACTCGGCCTGGTCCTGAGGCTCATCGAGAACACGGGTGTGCGTGAGCGCCATCTCGTACGCCCCATCGCCGAGACGCTGATCCACCCGGGCTTTGAAGCGCGCAACGCGGTCTATGAAGAGGAGGCCAAGGCGCGCGTCCCCGAGGTGGTCCGGACGGCGCTGGGCAGTGCCGACATCGGCAGCCGGGACATCGACGCGATCTTCTTTGTCTCCTGCACCGGGTTTCTGATGCCCTCGTTGACCGCGTGGATGATCAACAATCTCGGGTTCCGCAATGACACACGGCAGATCCCCATCGCCCAGCTGGGCTGTGCGGCGGGCGGCGCCGCGATCAACCGGGCGTGCGACTTCTGCCTCGCGTATCCGGAAGCCAACGCCCTGATCGTCGCCTGCGAGTTCTGCTCGCTCTGCTATCAACCCACCGACACCGGTGTGGGATCGCTGCTGTCGAACGGGCTCTTCGGCGACGCGGTGGCTGCCGCAGTGGTCAGAGGCGACGGCGGCGTCGGAGTCCGGCTGGAGCGGAACAGCTCCTACCTGGTGCCCGACACCGAGGAGTGGATCTGCTACGCGGTCAAGGCGACCGGTTTTCACTTCCAGCTGGACAAGCGGGTGCCCACCACGATGGCGATGCTCGCTCCGGCCCTGCACACCCTGGCGGCCAGCCACGGCTGGGATGCCTCGGCGCTCGACTTCTACATCATCCATGCGGGCGGCCCCCGGATCCTCGAAGACCTCCGCCAGATCCTGGGCGTCGAGGCATCGGCCTTCCGGCACAGCAGGGGGACGCTCACCGACTACGGGAACATCGCCAGCGCCGTGGTGCTGGACTCGCTGCGCCGCATGTTCGACGA